A single region of the Moritella sp. Urea-trap-13 genome encodes:
- the malE gene encoding maltose/maltodextrin ABC transporter substrate-binding protein MalE produces MKCILKTLTVCTLTSLMAFPFSASAMQEGEILIWINGDKSYEGLAEIGRQFEADTGVKVNVQHPDSLEAKYQQVAATGGGPDIIFWAHDRFGGYAKTGVLAEINPGKEFKNKLVDFSWDAVTYEGKLVGYPVAIETPSLIYNKDLLPEPPRTWEEVAAIDKKMRSEGKKAIMWDVKNAYFTWPLISANGGYAFKKTDSGFDGKQIGVNSKAGIEGLQFLVDLVKNDVISPDMDYAVSEGEFNRGRVAMTINGPWSWANIEKSKINYGVAVLPTLKGGASNPFVGVLSAGINAASPNKDLSVEFLENYVITDNGLKTMNDDKPLGAVTLKSFQQVLAKDSRIAATMINAENGEIMPNIPEMTAYWFAEGAAIENAILGRQTVKEALDTAAKQLN; encoded by the coding sequence ATGAAATGCATACTGAAAACTCTGACGGTTTGTACTCTTACCTCTCTAATGGCCTTCCCTTTTTCGGCATCTGCAATGCAAGAAGGTGAAATTCTTATCTGGATCAATGGTGATAAAAGCTATGAAGGTTTAGCTGAAATTGGCCGACAGTTTGAAGCAGATACCGGAGTGAAAGTGAATGTTCAGCATCCTGATTCTCTTGAAGCTAAATATCAACAAGTTGCGGCCACTGGTGGTGGTCCTGATATTATTTTTTGGGCTCATGACCGTTTTGGTGGTTATGCGAAAACAGGCGTATTAGCTGAAATTAACCCAGGTAAAGAGTTTAAAAATAAGCTCGTTGATTTTAGTTGGGATGCGGTGACTTATGAAGGTAAGTTAGTGGGTTATCCGGTTGCAATAGAAACACCCTCATTAATTTATAACAAAGATTTATTACCTGAACCGCCACGTACTTGGGAAGAAGTTGCTGCTATTGACAAGAAAATGCGTAGCGAAGGTAAGAAGGCCATTATGTGGGATGTGAAGAATGCTTACTTCACATGGCCACTGATTTCGGCTAACGGTGGCTATGCCTTTAAGAAAACAGACTCGGGTTTTGACGGCAAACAAATTGGAGTGAACAGTAAAGCAGGTATTGAAGGTCTGCAGTTCTTAGTTGATTTAGTCAAGAACGATGTGATTTCTCCGGACATGGATTATGCCGTTTCAGAAGGTGAATTTAATAGAGGCCGTGTGGCGATGACCATTAATGGCCCGTGGTCGTGGGCCAACATCGAAAAATCAAAAATCAATTATGGCGTAGCGGTACTACCAACCTTAAAAGGTGGCGCATCGAACCCATTCGTCGGGGTGCTCAGTGCGGGTATTAACGCGGCAAGTCCAAATAAAGACCTCTCCGTTGAGTTTCTAGAAAATTACGTGATCACAGATAATGGTCTCAAAACGATGAATGATGATAAGCCTTTGGGTGCTGTTACATTGAAGTCGTTTCAGCAAGTACTTGCTAAAGATAGCCGTATTGCTGCCACAATGATCAATGCAGAGAATGGCGAAATCATGCCAAATATCCCAGAAATGACGGCGTATTGGTTTGCTGAAGGTGCGGCGATTGAGAACGCAATACTGGGCCGTCAGACAGTGAAAGAAGCGTTAGATACAGCGGCAAAACAACTTAATTAA
- a CDS encoding MalM family protein, with translation MKMIKTTLAAFLVVSLIGCAASPTAGITKDIAVTAPVCCNAYSAFSWVPMQSDKIDFAIDDDSQVGVFPEGKSYFTAFALPANVQRMQVDLSSWMRTTGVLAPKVILLNSNFEAVEVVGLDDFEVKMGGMFSLASYQHRFEMDQATTPYMVVYSPEEYRKGEIQIPHPERIRAEELGLGRPMVTDPVIQHQKFGSLELDLKPLTLRSYSAAEIAATASAPAAVVAVTLVPETTVNKAADVSMQPETEAFYNTQIKAAVEKNDMHKALQLLEEAKRAGSSSAESTFVELIKK, from the coding sequence ATGAAAATGATTAAAACTACACTTGCAGCATTTTTAGTTGTAAGTCTGATTGGCTGTGCGGCATCCCCGACAGCAGGAATAACAAAAGATATCGCAGTAACAGCACCTGTTTGCTGCAATGCCTATAGTGCATTCTCATGGGTTCCCATGCAGAGTGACAAAATTGATTTTGCCATTGATGACGATTCTCAAGTTGGGGTGTTCCCTGAAGGGAAAAGCTATTTCACCGCTTTTGCTCTACCTGCGAATGTCCAACGTATGCAGGTTGATTTAAGTAGCTGGATGAGAACAACTGGCGTTTTGGCACCTAAAGTTATCCTATTAAACTCAAATTTTGAAGCCGTAGAAGTGGTCGGCTTGGATGATTTTGAGGTTAAAATGGGTGGCATGTTTAGCCTGGCCAGTTACCAACATCGTTTTGAAATGGATCAGGCAACCACGCCGTATATGGTGGTTTACTCTCCGGAGGAGTATCGCAAAGGCGAAATACAGATCCCACACCCTGAGCGTATTCGAGCTGAAGAGCTTGGCCTAGGTAGACCAATGGTCACCGATCCTGTGATCCAGCATCAGAAGTTTGGTTCTTTAGAATTAGATCTTAAACCGTTAACTCTACGTTCTTACAGTGCGGCTGAAATTGCTGCCACCGCTTCTGCACCTGCTGCGGTTGTTGCAGTAACATTGGTACCGGAAACCACTGTAAATAAAGCTGCAGACGTAAGCATGCAGCCGGAAACGGAAGCTTTTTATAACACGCAAATTAAAGCGGCTGTAGAGAAAAATGACATGCACAAAGCACTTCAGCTGTTAGAAGAAGCGAAGCGTGCTGGTTCAAGCTCAGCAGAATCAACTTTTGTTGAATTAATTAAAAAGTGA
- a CDS encoding carbohydrate porin, with product MTHKLLPVAAAILVALTSYNVAAESATDVLTDGWEVNGYGSMNLRMVDGETVNSEFGKTNYHSAGTSGKSTNQVEFVIKKHTEHQNGAWSDFVVRTEYGNGNSFAYSSSGSQKDNTKAQLEVKESFVEIGGLSYLGEDTSIWGGQRFLNRSAGLLSGEFWNQSSGVGAGIQTKLGGNTAGFAFLVADTSDDINADVNKDRQTLSSYNFYYHGVEALGGSFNFDLKYMEQANQEDELSGGIKSAEDGIGGAITYNRDYYGLDGWTQTGIAYGKGIAANRGVNFGDWSGAFSEDSTGLFITSYGVLNISENLQLGTEFVYFSNDDSFGQKSLDRMMFAARPSYKINDNLRLELTGSVSSEKLDDGVAWGRKDDNTYYMIEAASVFTVNADYFGRPQIKPYVTYYSTEQGSGGGLEFSDSTKDSEVVVGVHTEIWF from the coding sequence ATGACTCATAAACTTTTACCCGTAGCAGCGGCGATACTTGTAGCATTAACGTCTTACAATGTGGCAGCTGAATCTGCTACAGATGTATTAACCGATGGCTGGGAGGTGAACGGTTACGGTTCAATGAATCTTCGTATGGTTGATGGTGAAACCGTAAATTCGGAGTTTGGTAAAACGAACTATCATTCAGCTGGCACCTCTGGTAAAAGTACCAACCAAGTTGAGTTTGTTATCAAGAAGCATACTGAGCACCAGAACGGCGCTTGGTCTGACTTTGTAGTTCGTACTGAATACGGTAACGGTAACTCTTTTGCTTACTCTTCATCAGGTAGTCAAAAAGATAATACTAAAGCTCAACTTGAAGTTAAAGAGTCTTTTGTAGAGATTGGTGGTTTATCATATCTAGGTGAAGATACATCAATTTGGGGCGGTCAACGTTTCCTCAATCGTTCAGCTGGATTGTTATCGGGTGAATTTTGGAATCAGAGCTCAGGTGTCGGTGCTGGTATCCAAACAAAGTTGGGCGGTAATACGGCAGGTTTTGCATTTTTAGTTGCTGATACAAGTGATGATATTAATGCTGATGTAAACAAAGATCGTCAAACGCTGTCTTCTTATAATTTCTATTACCATGGTGTTGAGGCACTGGGTGGTAGCTTTAACTTTGATCTTAAGTACATGGAGCAAGCTAACCAAGAAGACGAGTTATCTGGTGGCATTAAGTCAGCAGAAGATGGTATTGGTGGTGCGATCACTTATAACCGAGATTACTACGGTTTAGATGGTTGGACGCAAACCGGTATTGCATATGGTAAAGGCATTGCTGCGAACCGTGGTGTAAACTTCGGTGACTGGAGTGGCGCTTTCAGTGAAGACTCTACGGGTCTATTTATCACCTCTTATGGTGTATTAAATATCTCTGAAAACCTACAACTTGGTACGGAATTTGTCTATTTTTCAAATGATGATTCCTTCGGTCAAAAAAGTCTTGATCGTATGATGTTTGCTGCCCGCCCATCATACAAAATCAATGATAACCTACGTTTAGAACTAACTGGATCTGTATCGTCGGAAAAATTAGATGATGGAGTTGCTTGGGGCCGTAAAGATGACAATACATACTACATGATAGAAGCTGCATCTGTATTTACCGTAAATGCTGATTATTTCGGTCGTCCACAAATTAAACCATACGTAACTTACTACAGCACTGAACAAGGAAGTGGCGGTGGTCTTGAATTCAGCGATTCGACTAAAGACAGCGAAGTAGTTGTTGGTGTTCACACTGAAATCTGGTTCTAA
- a CDS encoding tyrosine-protein phosphatase encodes MMHYSYGHNDVIFDIPWEGNQIFLIGTFTNWQKKDCFKFSVLGDRLLLRTSCLDVNKIGNSGYIEYYLWDEERQQPIPFNDNYPAGYFFNNQFNGSYNYLLLPEDICDDELSHIIQHNKNSFRIKSRASEFESEQMLANFREVRGGKLAKERLFRSYHPVIPSRGEHPQLMNIEIQRQRKAMQLIEFNNVRTVINLSETAQELADYLHQAEPSYYKTLWLDNHIVNVPVAYETVYFMSDRDESFNPDELGFQTGIRAVINHIADHQGPYHVHCRLGSDRTGVIVAFLQLFMGADKQQIKLNYLQTNNMAIGEFRSFRLLEHALTQALGQGSLENGHQVIRAYLLSLGLACEIIEQAYLHLVGDEY; translated from the coding sequence ATGATGCATTATAGCTATGGACATAACGACGTTATTTTTGATATCCCATGGGAAGGAAATCAAATTTTTCTAATCGGCACATTTACTAACTGGCAGAAAAAAGATTGCTTTAAGTTTTCAGTATTGGGCGACAGGCTTTTGCTCAGAACAAGTTGTCTAGATGTAAATAAAATAGGTAACTCTGGCTATATCGAATATTACTTATGGGATGAAGAGAGGCAACAACCTATACCATTTAATGACAACTATCCTGCAGGCTATTTTTTTAATAATCAATTCAATGGTAGTTATAACTATTTACTGCTTCCTGAAGATATTTGTGATGATGAACTGAGTCATATTATTCAGCATAATAAAAATTCATTCCGAATTAAAAGTAGAGCTTCTGAGTTTGAGTCTGAGCAGATGCTGGCTAACTTCAGAGAAGTAAGAGGGGGTAAGTTGGCTAAAGAAAGATTATTTCGCTCTTATCACCCAGTTATTCCATCTAGGGGCGAACATCCACAGCTCATGAATATTGAAATTCAGCGTCAGCGAAAAGCTATGCAGTTAATTGAATTTAATAATGTTCGCACAGTGATTAATCTTTCGGAGACAGCTCAAGAACTGGCGGACTATCTTCATCAAGCTGAGCCCAGTTATTACAAAACGCTGTGGCTTGACAATCATATCGTAAATGTTCCGGTTGCTTATGAGACGGTATATTTCATGTCGGATCGGGATGAAAGCTTTAACCCTGATGAGCTCGGTTTCCAGACTGGTATCCGAGCTGTTATTAATCATATCGCAGACCATCAAGGGCCTTATCATGTCCATTGCCGATTAGGATCAGATCGAACTGGTGTAATAGTGGCTTTCCTTCAGTTGTTCATGGGCGCTGATAAGCAGCAGATTAAGCTAAATTATTTGCAAACAAATAATATGGCGATTGGTGAATTCCGCAGTTTTCGCTTACTTGAGCATGCACTCACTCAGGCGCTGGGGCAGGGAAGCTTGGAAAATGGTCACCAGGTTATCAGAGCGTACCTGCTTTCATTAGGATTAGCGTGCGAGATAATTGAACAGGCTTATCTGCATTTGGTTGGAGATGAATATTAG
- a CDS encoding alpha-glucosidase, with the protein MKMTPKWWHDAVVYQIYPRSFCDSNNDGVGDLQGIISKLDYLKALGVDVIWLSPVYRSPMDDNGYDISDYQDIAAEFGSMEDMLQLLADAKQRDIRIIMDLVVNHTSDEHPWFTEARKSKDNPYRDYYIWRKPKEDGSVPDDQGSVFGGGAWEWDDNTGEYYFHLFSKRQPDLNWENPKVQEEVHKMMNWWIDRGIGGFRLDVIDLIGKEIDKKITGNGPRLHPLLQEMNKATFGEKDLLTVGETWGATPEMAKLFSDPARNEFSMVFQFEHISLTWKHGDKWNPIALDLPEFKRVLTKWQIELADEGWNSLFWNNHDLPRAVSKFGDDGQYRVESAKMLATTLHMMKGTPYVYQGEEIGMTNVAFDSIDDYRDIETLNFYKERTENGVAPETMLAAVHENSRDNGRTPMQWSNTDNAGFSQTQPWLQVNPNYPEINVDAALEDQNSIFYHYQKLIKLRKSLPVIVHGTFEPVFEEHEQVFGYVRSDEQHRLFVLNNFTADEVSVAVPESLQTEQAECLIFNYESHQQLSNTITLKPYESFAVLLSA; encoded by the coding sequence ATGAAAATGACCCCAAAGTGGTGGCACGATGCTGTTGTCTACCAGATTTATCCACGTAGCTTTTGTGATTCTAATAATGATGGCGTGGGTGATTTACAAGGTATTATCAGTAAGCTGGATTACCTGAAAGCCTTAGGTGTCGACGTGATTTGGTTATCGCCTGTGTATCGTTCACCAATGGATGATAACGGCTATGATATTTCTGATTATCAAGATATCGCCGCAGAATTTGGCTCGATGGAAGATATGCTGCAGTTGCTTGCAGATGCCAAGCAACGTGATATCCGTATTATCATGGATTTGGTGGTTAACCATACTTCCGATGAACACCCTTGGTTTACAGAAGCGCGCAAGTCGAAAGATAACCCATATCGTGACTACTATATTTGGCGCAAGCCAAAAGAAGATGGTTCGGTACCGGATGACCAAGGTTCGGTGTTTGGTGGCGGTGCTTGGGAGTGGGATGACAACACGGGTGAATATTACTTCCACCTTTTCTCTAAGAGGCAGCCTGATTTGAACTGGGAGAACCCGAAAGTTCAAGAAGAAGTGCATAAGATGATGAACTGGTGGATCGATCGAGGTATTGGTGGATTCCGTCTCGATGTTATCGATCTCATCGGTAAGGAAATTGATAAAAAAATTACCGGTAATGGGCCTCGTCTTCACCCACTACTACAAGAAATGAATAAGGCGACCTTCGGTGAAAAAGATCTGCTCACGGTGGGTGAAACATGGGGTGCGACCCCTGAAATGGCCAAACTGTTCAGCGATCCGGCGCGTAACGAATTTTCGATGGTGTTCCAGTTTGAGCATATTTCCCTGACTTGGAAGCACGGTGATAAGTGGAATCCTATTGCGCTTGATCTACCTGAATTCAAACGAGTGCTAACTAAGTGGCAGATAGAATTGGCAGATGAAGGCTGGAATTCCTTGTTCTGGAATAATCATGATCTGCCTCGCGCCGTGTCTAAGTTTGGTGATGATGGCCAGTATCGAGTTGAATCTGCAAAAATGCTGGCGACCACGCTGCACATGATGAAAGGCACGCCGTATGTTTATCAGGGGGAAGAGATCGGCATGACGAATGTCGCGTTCGACAGCATTGATGACTATCGTGATATTGAAACCCTGAATTTCTATAAAGAACGTACGGAAAATGGCGTTGCGCCTGAAACCATGCTGGCTGCTGTTCATGAAAATAGTCGCGATAACGGTCGTACGCCAATGCAGTGGAGCAACACGGATAACGCAGGTTTCTCACAGACTCAGCCTTGGTTGCAGGTTAACCCTAATTACCCTGAGATCAACGTGGATGCGGCGCTGGAAGATCAGAATTCTATTTTCTATCACTACCAGAAGCTGATTAAGTTACGTAAGTCATTACCTGTGATTGTACACGGCACTTTTGAGCCAGTATTTGAAGAGCATGAGCAGGTATTTGGCTATGTCCGCTCAGATGAACAGCACCGTCTGTTTGTACTGAATAATTTTACTGCCGACGAGGTTAGCGTTGCTGTGCCTGAGTCACTTCAGACTGAGCAGGCTGAATGCCTTATTTTCAACTATGAGTCACATCAACAGTTAAGTAATACGATAACCCTGAAACCTTACGAGTCATTTGCAGTATTACTGTCGGCGTAA
- a CDS encoding LysR family transcriptional regulator, translating to MDKSYKQFLVVAELSNISLAASQLGLSQPTLTNNIKKLEASFDVPLFIRRSKGVELTEYGKLLQEQALELQRRHDSLLHKMADLKERKTEKIKMGTGDAWWEVFVKKSLQQYSEDNPSISIQLEFGNHLKLMDMLIHGKIDLFVGHEIVGLSRRCDVTFIPLLQDKEALFVHHSHPLLVNQWRETDLERYPLLQVTPDSDDYQHLVENPQPKQLERERKKVSERIVYEINSLTASIDILSSTTAIMPYPLSMVDYFSQADIVPLPLAQDGQIGTVGIYHLNEILIEHVADIKQKLVLNGYL from the coding sequence ATGGATAAAAGCTACAAACAATTTCTTGTCGTCGCCGAACTGAGTAATATCAGTCTTGCAGCCAGCCAGTTGGGTCTCAGCCAGCCAACACTAACAAATAATATTAAAAAGCTCGAAGCTAGCTTTGATGTCCCCTTGTTTATCCGCAGATCAAAAGGGGTTGAACTAACTGAATATGGAAAATTATTGCAAGAACAAGCACTCGAGCTGCAACGTCGCCATGATTCACTGTTACACAAAATGGCAGACCTGAAAGAAAGAAAAACTGAGAAAATCAAGATGGGCACAGGTGATGCTTGGTGGGAGGTATTTGTTAAAAAATCGCTTCAGCAATATAGTGAAGACAATCCTTCTATCTCGATTCAGCTTGAATTCGGTAACCATCTAAAGCTGATGGATATGCTCATACACGGTAAAATAGACCTGTTTGTCGGTCATGAAATTGTTGGCTTATCGCGGCGCTGCGATGTCACATTTATTCCTCTTCTGCAAGATAAAGAAGCGTTGTTTGTCCATCATTCTCACCCTTTGCTTGTTAATCAGTGGCGAGAAACAGATCTAGAGCGATACCCTTTGTTACAAGTAACACCAGATTCAGACGATTATCAGCATTTAGTTGAGAACCCACAACCAAAACAGCTAGAAAGGGAGCGAAAAAAAGTATCAGAGCGTATTGTTTACGAGATCAACTCATTGACCGCAAGTATAGATATTCTTAGCTCAACAACGGCAATTATGCCCTATCCGCTGAGCATGGTAGATTACTTTTCACAGGCAGACATAGTCCCCCTACCGTTAGCCCAAGACGGTCAGATTGGCACAGTCGGAATTTATCACTTGAATGAAATCCTGATAGAACACGTCGCAGACATCAAGCAGAAATTGGTATTGAATGGATATCTTTAA
- a CDS encoding TIM-barrel domain-containing protein codes for MNKMSMQRLILGIAVPSLLAVSCSAYAEVERFRYQSEISYRLDAVDVFRMRNAIPDVDVRKTLKPLIGITFYSQNAFISALKKELDDEIVNQYQLMLLEKSQQQGQDLAIDVLSDDIIHIAYKAQPKDTALPTTELINTAKLNGTVKLNKVSDGFTTKNLQVTVNAQNLCVSVTSFKQGKLTDVCPDKEHSFTLLSQGDYQLNGLGQEFHSPGKLNSNWLGFKRQGGNKMEGYEGGATGNTQFPILYATNPKQQNYALYLDTIYAANWDFMETPWKVSVSQGKPSFLLMAGEGLPELRQQYMKLVGNPLVPPRKMFGMWLSEYGFDNWQEMDDKLKTLKQQAFPIDGVVMDLQWFGNVESYSSTSQMGTLTWDVKNFPEPEKKIQSLKDQGIGMMLIEESYVSEGLDEHQALDDKGYLIKDPKTGKAIDTDPNDLGHWWGKGGMIDWTNVAGGDYWHDWKRVPLIEMGVIGHWTDLGEPEMYNAEGVFLGNKPHSDVHNIFNYKWLESIYQGYQRNKTEVRPFMMSRSGAPGIQRFGATMWSADIGTNLQSLSSQFSMQPNMVLSGIDYYSSDVGGFHRGALKARSSEREAALNETYTQWFAYSSLFEVPVRPHTENLCNCKETAPDRVGDLASNKASIELRYQLIPYLYSLAHRANNSAEPVFPSMDYYYGNDPQAVNLPGQKMMGKDLLGAGIAKMGQKVMDLYLPAGKWYDYRTGEMTVSKGEWRKQLPVYHNSVIRLPLFARDGAIIPVNSQQKMPLTSDVPLTLAAKVYGTQGTFILYEDDGASNAYLKGELRQTSLTTREIEEGLLLTVEAKGDYQNAPAARPLSIAWYGIEGKVKAIELNGSVISDWTQQDGVVSVSTTDLPVNNKTELKLVID; via the coding sequence ATGAACAAAATGTCAATGCAGCGCCTAATTTTAGGAATTGCGGTGCCTAGTTTACTTGCGGTGAGTTGTTCTGCTTATGCAGAGGTTGAACGTTTTCGCTACCAAAGCGAGATCAGTTATCGACTGGACGCCGTAGATGTTTTTAGGATGCGTAACGCTATTCCTGACGTAGATGTGCGTAAAACACTTAAACCTTTAATAGGTATAACTTTTTATAGCCAGAACGCATTTATTAGCGCGCTGAAAAAAGAACTTGATGATGAAATTGTTAACCAATACCAGTTGATGTTGTTGGAAAAATCACAACAGCAGGGTCAGGATTTAGCAATTGATGTGTTAAGTGATGATATCATTCATATTGCCTATAAAGCTCAGCCGAAAGACACCGCTTTACCCACGACTGAACTGATCAATACCGCGAAACTAAATGGTACCGTTAAGCTAAATAAAGTCTCAGATGGCTTTACGACGAAAAATCTTCAAGTGACCGTTAATGCTCAAAATTTATGTGTCTCCGTGACATCCTTCAAGCAAGGAAAGCTTACTGACGTTTGTCCCGATAAGGAACATAGCTTTACTTTGCTTTCGCAAGGCGACTATCAGCTTAATGGCTTGGGCCAGGAGTTTCATTCCCCAGGTAAGCTAAACAGCAACTGGCTTGGCTTTAAGCGCCAAGGCGGTAATAAAATGGAAGGCTATGAGGGCGGAGCAACAGGTAATACTCAATTCCCTATCCTGTACGCCACTAATCCTAAGCAGCAAAATTATGCCCTGTATCTCGATACCATCTATGCGGCTAACTGGGATTTCATGGAAACACCTTGGAAGGTTTCGGTATCACAGGGCAAACCGAGCTTTTTATTGATGGCGGGTGAGGGGTTACCTGAACTTAGGCAGCAATATATGAAGTTGGTGGGCAACCCATTAGTTCCACCACGTAAAATGTTTGGTATGTGGCTGTCGGAATACGGTTTTGATAACTGGCAGGAGATGGATGACAAACTGAAAACCTTAAAACAGCAAGCATTTCCGATCGACGGGGTTGTCATGGATTTACAGTGGTTCGGTAATGTCGAAAGTTACAGTTCAACTAGTCAGATGGGGACCTTAACTTGGGATGTTAAAAACTTCCCTGAGCCGGAAAAGAAAATACAATCATTGAAAGATCAAGGCATTGGTATGATGCTGATTGAGGAGTCTTATGTCAGTGAGGGACTAGATGAGCATCAGGCTCTGGATGATAAAGGTTATTTAATAAAAGATCCGAAAACAGGTAAAGCGATCGATACGGATCCTAACGACCTTGGCCATTGGTGGGGTAAAGGCGGTATGATTGACTGGACTAATGTTGCTGGTGGTGATTATTGGCATGACTGGAAACGAGTTCCTTTGATTGAGATGGGTGTAATAGGGCACTGGACTGATCTTGGTGAGCCTGAGATGTATAATGCAGAGGGCGTCTTCCTCGGAAATAAACCGCATAGCGATGTTCACAATATATTTAACTATAAATGGTTAGAAAGCATCTATCAGGGCTATCAGCGTAATAAAACGGAGGTTCGTCCGTTTATGATGTCGCGATCTGGCGCGCCGGGGATCCAGCGTTTTGGCGCGACAATGTGGTCGGCTGACATAGGGACTAACCTGCAAAGCTTATCTAGCCAATTTAGTATGCAGCCTAATATGGTGTTATCTGGCATTGATTATTACAGTTCAGATGTTGGTGGTTTCCACCGCGGAGCATTAAAAGCACGTTCAAGTGAGCGCGAAGCTGCGCTCAATGAAACTTATACTCAGTGGTTTGCTTACAGCTCGTTGTTTGAAGTGCCAGTTCGCCCGCACACTGAAAACTTGTGTAACTGTAAGGAAACTGCACCGGATCGAGTCGGCGATCTAGCCAGTAATAAAGCCAGTATCGAGCTGCGCTATCAGTTGATCCCTTATCTCTACTCACTTGCCCATCGGGCTAATAACTCAGCAGAGCCAGTGTTCCCGTCAATGGATTATTACTATGGTAATGATCCGCAGGCCGTGAATCTACCAGGTCAAAAGATGATGGGTAAAGATTTGCTCGGTGCGGGCATTGCCAAAATGGGACAAAAGGTGATGGATCTATATCTACCTGCGGGTAAGTGGTATGACTACCGTACCGGCGAGATGACTGTCAGTAAAGGCGAATGGCGTAAGCAGTTACCGGTTTATCACAACAGCGTGATCCGTTTACCTTTGTTTGCCCGTGATGGTGCCATTATCCCGGTGAACTCTCAGCAGAAAATGCCGCTAACCAGTGATGTGCCTTTAACCTTAGCTGCGAAAGTTTACGGTACGCAAGGTACTTTCATTCTGTATGAGGACGATGGTGCCAGCAATGCTTATTTGAAAGGGGAACTGAGACAGACAAGCCTGACAACCCGCGAAATAGAAGAAGGATTGTTGCTTACTGTTGAAGCAAAAGGCGATTATCAGAATGCACCTGCAGCACGTCCTCTTTCTATTGCGTGGTACGGCATTGAAGGTAAAGTGAAGGCTATTGAGTTGAATGGCAGCGTTATCTCCGACTGGACGCAGCAAGATGGTGTTGTGAGCGTTAGTACAACAGATTTACCAGTGAACAATAAAACTGAGCTTAAGTTAGTTATAGATTAA